Proteins encoded within one genomic window of Halogeometricum sp. S1BR25-6:
- a CDS encoding GlcG/HbpS family heme-binding protein: MAEELSLETATEIIAAAEEKAEEIEQPMVVTIATDEGNLIAQHRMDGAWLASVEISRNKAYTAAALETSTDQLAEPSEPGNSLYGLQTTDKNRIVIFGGGYPLTVDGEIVATIGVSGGEVSQDMEVAQAGVDKFEELYS; encoded by the coding sequence ATGGCAGAAGAACTCAGTCTCGAGACGGCGACGGAGATAATCGCCGCCGCGGAGGAAAAGGCCGAAGAAATCGAACAGCCGATGGTCGTCACCATCGCGACCGATGAGGGGAACCTCATCGCCCAGCACCGGATGGACGGGGCGTGGCTCGCGTCTGTCGAGATATCGCGCAACAAGGCGTACACGGCCGCTGCGCTGGAGACGAGCACGGACCAACTGGCCGAACCCAGCGAACCGGGCAACTCCCTGTACGGACTACAGACGACCGACAAGAACCGCATCGTCATCTTCGGCGGCGGCTACCCGCTCACCGTCGACGGCGAAATCGTCGCCACTATCGGCGTCAGCGGCGGCGAAGTCAGCCAGGACATGGAAGTCGCCCAAGCCGGCGTCGACAAGTTCGAAGAGCTGTATAGCTAA
- a CDS encoding inositol monophosphatase family protein, giving the protein MTNREQVARAAAATGADYAYDRFRTDVDVERKTSEVDLVTEIDRETQRRIVAAIREAFPGDEIVSEEGDERETVSEEGYAWIIDPIDGTQNYTRGTRAWVTSVAVVEDGRPVASVNAAPALGNTYVANEGSVRRDGDAVAVNETADPAASLIASTLRLRDEESVIAEFGELRRTESAQLTLSMVADGALDATVGLSDAPNSWDTVAGIGSGGRRPPKHRFPSLGRRFADVAAPVVRGDADARQGEVDSDEERVVHFPNLFPPPASKLRSPRPSGAIRSAESNSVDRSASNLTGPKRNRRPTRWM; this is encoded by the coding sequence ATCACGAACCGAGAGCAGGTTGCACGCGCCGCGGCGGCGACCGGCGCGGACTACGCGTACGACCGGTTCCGAACCGACGTGGACGTCGAACGGAAGACGAGCGAAGTGGACCTCGTGACCGAGATAGACCGCGAGACGCAGCGTCGGATCGTCGCGGCGATACGCGAGGCGTTCCCCGGCGACGAAATCGTCTCCGAGGAGGGCGACGAGCGAGAGACCGTCTCCGAGGAGGGATACGCCTGGATCATCGACCCCATCGACGGTACGCAGAACTACACCCGCGGGACGAGAGCCTGGGTGACCAGCGTGGCCGTCGTCGAGGACGGGCGGCCGGTGGCATCGGTCAACGCTGCGCCGGCACTAGGTAACACCTACGTCGCGAACGAGGGGTCGGTCCGCCGCGACGGCGACGCGGTGGCGGTCAACGAGACGGCCGACCCCGCGGCGTCCCTCATCGCCTCGACCCTCCGACTCCGCGACGAGGAGAGCGTCATCGCCGAGTTCGGCGAACTCAGACGAACCGAGTCGGCGCAGTTGACGCTCTCGATGGTCGCCGACGGCGCGCTGGACGCAACCGTCGGACTGAGCGACGCGCCGAACTCGTGGGATACCGTCGCGGGCATCGGTTCGGGAGGTAGACGGCCCCCGAAGCACCGCTTTCCATCCCTCGGCCGACGGTTCGCCGACGTCGCCGCTCCCGTCGTACGCGGTGACGCGGACGCTCGACAGGGCGAGGTCGATTCCGACGAGGAACGTGTTGTTCATTTCCCGAACCTGTTCCCGCCGCCAGCATCAAAGCTTCGCTCACCCCGCCCCTCGGGAGCGATTCGTTCTGCTGAATCGAACAGCGTCGACCGGTCAGCGTCGAATCTGACCGGCCCAAAACGGAATAGACGGCCGACTCGGTGGATGTAG